The window TCAATAAAGCTTTGATTTGTGTCCTTGTCAGCAGCCGTGAGATGACCAAATCTTTAAAGAATTGTTTTCCATTGTAGTCCATTTCTAATAAAGTTACCTGCAGGTAGTGGGGAAAAATCAGAGATTTCTTCCAACATTTataaaaattgattttattttaaatgtccacAATACAAAACAAACGGTCTTCAGTCATGTTTCGAGCTCAATTTACTATAGTGGTTATGACTGACGTGTGCTTCAAAAACCCAAAATATGCATGGAGTTCCCATCGGTTTACTCCAGAGAAATAAAAGGCCAACGTGTTCATCGAATGTGTCGGTAAAATGAGTCAAATTGGATTAAACGTCAGTGCAGAATAAATAAcccttaaaaaacaaacctggaCAGTCATCGGGCCACAGTCTGAGTGGGCTGACATTTAAACAACACTCCCACTGTCACGGATGAACTCAAAATTTACTGGTTCGTAGAACTTGTGTTAATGAGGAAAGAATTGGTCTGACTGGATGGTCCTGTGTGCCCTTCCTTCAAAAACAGCACAATTCACACACAAGAATACGTATGACAGAACCTGGAGAGTGAATGTGGTCTCTATACGTCACGTGTAAAGTCGGCATGGCCTGAGTAACTGGTGCAAATGTACAGGTAATGAGGAAACCTTAATGTTGTCGGGTCTGAAGTCACTTCCTCTTGGATTGACATGTCAGAGCTACACTAGAACACAATGATTTGGGGGAGGTGTCAGTGGCTGCACTTATTTCGCCAGTCCGATCTTCTTAGCTTCGGTTTCGTAGATAAGTAACCTCCACATCTTCACGATAAACACTTCGGCTTCTTCGTCGAGGACCTAAAACGGCAACAACGAATTACCGAGCCGCAGCAAGTCTCAGAATATTCCCACAGGTACAGAACACCCCAGTTGTTCGAATGCAGAAAGTCAAACCTTTACAGCAGCAGTTCAGCTCTCACATTTCTGTGATCGTACTCACCATGGCAACGTCATCTAAGATGCTCTGTGGTGCACTGTGAGCCATCACCTAAAGACACCAGAGAAACGGCACATTTCAAGCTTCTTTACCTCTGATGCCAAAAATAAAGGCATATAAAGGCCTCGATACCTTAGAGCAGACAAAGTCCACTAAAGTCGCCTCCTCTTCTCCGATATATTCAATAATCTTTTTATTGATCCACGGCCGAACGCGTCGTTCCATTAACGTCTaagaatgaaaagaaataatGACCGAAGCTGCGTTGAAACGATAATGTACAGCGCAGGAGTCCCGGTTCTCACCGTGTCGACCATGGACCAGTCCAGCGGGTAAGCGAACAGCTCAGGCTTTGCTGTCGGAATCTTCTCGATCAGGCTCTTGATGTGTTTGCGCTTCTCCTCAGAGTTGGCGCCTTTAATGTTGGACAGGCCGGCTCCGTCCACCCCAAGACTCTTGTCGTCATCGTAGTCCAGCGGCACCAGCTTCCTCTTACGAGGCTGCTCATCCGCTTCTTCGTCATCGAACTTGTCGAAGACGCTGTCCACAGGCAGCTTCTTCCTCTTGCCTGCATTGGGCTGACTGGGACTTCCTGTGGCGCCTGCAGGCAGAATTATTGGGGTTTACTTTGACAGGTTTTGAGCAATAGCATTAATAGTTAATACTatttaataataatcataataataacaCATGTAGAGTCTGGACTCACCCAGTTTTAGACTGAGGCCAAACTTTGGCCGGTTCTCCTCCTGTGGGAGGGCGTCAGGGGGGGAGTTTTCATGGGGGATGATGATCCCACAGGGGGACTCCTCCCCAGGGGTGTTGGGAGACACATTGCCACTGGCCGAGGACACAgacggtgctgctgtgatgggtCGCATTGTGGGCTTTAAACACGGTTTTGTTTCAGGGTTGTCTTCATCGTTGTCATATTCCTCTTCTtcgccctcctccacctcgtGGTCCGTGTGTGCAGGACGTTCCCGTTCCCGTTCCCGTTCTTGATCCTGCCTGCGGTCCCGGTGGCTTCGTGAACCCCTGTGACGCTCGCGCTCCTCCTCAGGCTCCGGCTCTTGCACGATTGGAGGTTGCCGTagacgctcctcctcctcctcttccatctgGTCCAATAAGAGGAAGATGAGCGAAAATGAAGAACAAATCAAAGCCTGTTTCTCAGCACAGAATATCATTAGATAGAGAAAGATAAAGTGACCTTCACAAaggcagcaggcagcacacTCACTCATTACAGATGAACGAAGCAAATGCagacacacgtacacacacgcacaaacgcCTTCATGCAGCCAAGCATACCCTGCGCAGCTCTGCGTCTGGATTTGGATGCCCCTCGTCTAACAGCCTCTGTctgatctcctccagctcctccttctcccgCTTCCTGTCACGCTCGtctgcctccatctccttctctcGGTCTCTGAGACGCTTCTGCAGTGCACTGCCCCTAGAGGCCACAATGAGGATGACAACCTTCAGAACAATAGCCACAGCATCTGCTTTCTCAGATCGGGgtcacacaataaaaaaaaaatattttgaagtGATGTTTGATGTTTACAACTGCAAATGACTGCTCCTGAAGAGTCTCTCCAATATCAAATGTCCccctcattttattttatataaacCTCATAATACAAATACAAAATGCATCGTTCACCTGTAGTATTTGGGATCATCTCTTTCATCGTCATAATCCTCAAGAAACTCTTTCAACCGTTTACCCTCTTTAACCTGAAGACAATTAGAACCAAGATGAGCATCAAGataataaatgtgttattgatCACAGACGCGTGCCTGGTTTATTACAACAGATTGGGAATATTTTcaggatttctttttaattctcACAAGAACAATAGTACAATTAAACCAACTTCCCATGTTAAAAAGGTAAACAATAGAATAGTATCCGGAGTTAAGTGGGACTTTTCTGCGAAGTGTTATTCTGATGTCGTCTCACCATTTCTCTACGACGCTCATCTTCCCGTTCCGAGTCCTTTGCATAATCTCGGGCCTTCTTCCTCTCCCGGAGCTCCCAGTTTTTTAAACGCTGTGGTCGCAATTGTATCAGGTAAGCCGCAATCCAATACATTTTTATGCCGACATTATGAGTGATAAACACTcatgttgtgtttatttcactGTGAAACTTCTGAACCTATTAGCTTGCAGTCCTTATACTTGTATCGAGGCCCAGCCTCCCTACCTCCTGATATGCTGCTTCCTTGTCTCGCAATTTCCTCTCCAGCTTTCTGCGTTCAtaagcctcctcttcatcttcttggtcacgttttttctctctctctctgtctcgacTCACCTCTCTGCAGGGATATAAATAGATCTTAGAACACAATATTTGGCGGGGGCTTTTAAACCAGGGTTTTGGTCGGGCTCTGCTTATTAGAGTTGAGAATCAAACTGCCACACAAAAAGAATACTAGTAATGTTTTTATCTTTACCTGGATCTACTGCGATCAACACTCTTGTCAAGGTTTCTGTCCCTGTCCCAATCTCGgtctcgctctctgtctctggtCCTGCGATCTCGGTCTTTGTCTCGCTCCCgttccctctctttttccctctcccGTTCccgctccttctccctctcgCGGTCCCGCCGTTCTCTCTCCCGCTCACGctctttttccctttccttCCGTTCCCGCTCAAACTCcagcctctctttctccctcttgtccttttcttcttcgAGTTTCTGCAGAGCAAAACAGAGAGCGGTTCAGCCAATGACACACCAGATAGCGGGAATCCTACAATCACACTGTCGTCTGCATGGATCAAGTGGTTTCCAGATCTTAAAAGATGTTTCAGAGGAGCATGCACCAATCAGTGCCCAGCTTGTCAGGGAAGCTGGGGCTGGGGAAAGATGAATGGTTTACCCTCAGGACAGTCATTAGGATCATTTATCTATTATAGAGTGCCAACTGGCATTGTAAATTACACTACATTACACTAGCCTGAATGCAGCTGGAAACCACTTTcataatttaaacaaaaaagtggAACATATTCAACTTGAGGCATTAATAATGACACAAAAGTGCTGCAAAAGGCAATGGTTTTTCTCTCCTTAAGAGTCCTCCTCTCGGCAcaaggaaaacaacagaaaacaggcGTCAGCCTTTGGTGAACTAGTTGTTTGTGACTTACAGGTGTTGAACTATGGACTCAGCCCTTCGCTGCCTCTACAAGCCTTTAAAGTTAGGCCTGGGAGGAAAGCAGGTCACACGGTATACAAGGGAAAAACGTTATGGGATTCTGTCTTGcttaatcatcatcatcatcagcattaTTATCGTCATTCAAAATAACAACCTTTACATCAGTCGGTAACATGACATTCAGttaagtgaaaataaataaaatcaacataATATACATCAGTAACGTTGCTGCACAGATAAATGAAATTGTAGAAACAGTCTTACCCCTGCAGAAGTCTTCAGCAGCTCTCATGACTttttaccaacacacacacacacacacacactttagccaTTACACACAAGGCTTTAAGagtaaaaatccaatttttggagttattttaaaatctgacttAACTACAGTCAAGACTAACCAGCAAGGAAAACAGTTCTTGTCATCCCACATACAGAAGAAAATTTATTAATTtgatcaaaatgaaaaaaacttAATTGAAAAAAATGCAAACTAAAAGCCTTTAGTGCAATGCAAGTTAATAGAAAAAACataacatgaaagagaaaaggaaagcaATATACATGGACAATGTCGCTTaatacaaaatatttattttcctcaaaGATATTCCAAATAAACTAGTAAAATTCCATACAGAAAAATTTATCTGCAGGTTCATAAGATGCAGTAATGTTCGTTTATCATCACTGGACCTAATTATCTGCATGGTTTTCAGAATGACTAGTCTTTATTGGCTTAAACATGTTCGTTATTTGCTTAAGAATGATTGATGAATATACTGTGACTACTCATTCTGCCGCTCTTTCACTTACCTGTTTACCAGAGATTGTTATTTAAGAGTCTTTATTAACCAAATAGGTAAATAGTTTTGAGGtaaatatttagttttattGTGATTTCAGAAGTTATAGGAAAAGCTTTTACCATTGCAACTCTCTAAAGTTCACAACAGTATTTCATGTGTCATCTCTAAAAGTGAACAGCTGATACACAAAAACATTGCTTAAAGATGAAGACGATGGGGAAGAGCAACAGACAGAAGAATGAAATCACACAGCACAGGTAGAGAGCACGTACCTTCCGTCTCTTCAGATCAGCATTCTGCTGTGGAGAGGGCGCCCCCCCCGCCCTGCTAGCATCATAATAAAGCTAGAGCCAAAGCCACTGATGTGGTTATGGACCAGTGTCTTTTTGCTTCAACATGAACACCATTCAGACAGACCATAATAAAGAGAGGACAGGCACAGGTTCACTGACCGTCTGGCTTCCAGGTCAATAACACCATAAAATGATGGTAAAAGAAACACTGGAATGTAATGTTATCAAATGGACGGGTAGGTAAGAACCGGCAGCCAGCACACAGAAGTGCAGTTGCCCCTGAGCGAGTCCTCAAGAGGGGGACGCCCGGAATATGTATATAAAAAATGAAGGCTCATACTTACATCCTATCCTCGTTACTTTTCCGAAAGCTCTGAGATTCATCTTGCTTTAGTCACCATATGATCACTATCATAATGGTGGGGTTTAATGAATAGATTAGCTTTTAAGTAACTTTACATCGTCTCCATGCATTTGTGTGATGAATGAAGAATGGAGCTAATAGTCACGCCTAGATAGGTTTACTACTGTGGTGTCAAATCAGGCCTGAAAAGTTGACAGAAGCACTAGAGATATGTGAACATTAAATATCAAACATATCATATCATCTGGGGCGATTTACAATATTTGGTTGTGTAAATTTTAGACCTTCCAAAGTGCAGCCGAAGAAAGGCTTTGCGACTGCAATGtttcaaataaacatttaaattcTAGGAGTGAGCTATGTGAGCGCCTGCTGTCCAAAACCTGTAATGTTAGCTACAAAACTCAAGAGAAGATTTTACCTTGTGAGTGTCACGAAATTTACTAATCTCTCTGGAAATCAGGTCCCTCTTGTCCTCCTCCATGTCAATAGTGTTAATATCATCCTTAAAAGAAGTACAAAGTACACACggttaaaacaattaaaaatcaaagatgGTTGGAGGAATATAAACAACATCAAAATGAGTCTAcctcttcctttttctccttttttctctttcgcCGCTGGGAGTCCTCATCCTGTGAAGGTGCGTTGAGTTCTGCAGCATATTCCCGCGTCAATCCATCAATAGCACCTTTGACAATTTGATCCTTCTTCTTTGTCTCTTCATCTAGGACCTCCTCGTcatcgtctcctcctccttcagctttcTGATagcatatttaaaaaatagcaCACACTTTATGACAGGAAAACAATGTTCTTCATTCAAACttgtataaaataaatcaaaagaacAAACTTTGTATAGCAATCGTACCCCATTTGTTGTCTTCTTCTTGGCTTTCCATTCATCTAACTGAGCTTTGGTCTTTGCATCCACCTTCACCAGGAGATTTTTGTCTCCAATCTGCAGGTCATGAAGTAGGCGCAGCGCTCTCAACGTCGACTCTGGTTCCTTGTACTCACAAAACCCGAAGgctgtaaaatatttttttaatcattagaTGACAAGATCAAACAGAACTGTCCAATTGCACCGTACGGAATTggacaaaaatgaaatgtttaaggtAAATTCCAAATGGCGTCTACAATTAAAATCACTTTCACAAATATGATACTGTGTGTGCAGTAGGAAATACCTTGAAGTTTGCCAGATGCACCTTGGACTCTTTTCCAGCTCAGAACAATTccacatttctatagttttagtGATGAAGGggagaataaaaacacaccaagATTGTTTTAACTGTAGTAATATGCAACATCTGGTCAACAAATAATTGCAAAATGAAAGTTCAAGCTATAGAGAACGTTGACATTCCTGCTGATAAACCTAACCTTTGCAGTCACTGATAAACAAGAATAAGAAATGTAATAATTATGAAATGACATTTAGTGATAAACTAGGTTGTACTGTTTTTGGATTGAAATTGATTTCTCAGTTTTTACACCCGTTTCTTAACTGGCTTATACACACAATATCTGTGAAAGATTCCCTGTTCCTTACCGCAAGGAGCTGTCGAATCAGCATATCAGAGGCTTTTTCTGAGATGTTGCCCACAAAAACTGTTGTCGTAGGGCCACTGCTTTCACTTTCTTTGGCAGCAATAAAATCTTTATTATGGACCGGGGGCTTACTGACCACTGGCACAGAGGGCACCATTACAGGAGGGGCAGAGGTCATGATGCCCACGTGAACTGGGATCATTGGAGTACCTGTAGAACAATGGTAAATCAGTACTGTATTGACACTGTATTAATACTATACAACAGGGACAGTATTTGAAACGAAGCTTGCCTGATGGGAAGCCGGCATATTGAGGAGGAATCCCAGGAGGGGGCAACAACGGCCGGTTTAGATGTGGGGGGAATGACATTATGCACCCTTCtcaaacctgaaaaaagaacaaTAATGAACAAGATATGtaaatcaacattttaaaatttaacaAGTGAAATATATTAAGGTATTCTGTTGGTAGATAATCCCAGACGTTTAAGACTTTCAGCGTTAAGGTACAGACATATCGTAACTGGTAGCTTTGTATAATTGCTATTGGTTTAACTATGTGCCATGAAGCTGAATCGTTTTGTCGCAGCATTTCATGATTTAGCCTCTTAAATTAAACGTCTAGCCGTATGATTAGCTGTGGCTAGCATAAAACACACTATAGCACTGGGCACACGTAAACGAGGTTTGAATAAGCTAGCTAAAGCTAGGGCTAACATTACTTAGCAAGAGTAACTTACGTCGGCGCACGAACAATGAGTTGAACTCGGCCAGAAAGATTCATATACACGTACCCCGAAGTTGGTACGTTGACGGTACTGGGACTGCTAAACGAATATTTATAACTGGataatattttttattatttacgaTTTGCACATCGGCTAGTCACGGGCCTTCGACAACAACCTTGCGTGTCAATACCGGATCAGTTCCCGGAACAAAATCAGTCCCAGCACATGCGCATGCGAATGCGCATGTGCTAACTTATACGCATGCGCGAAGATATTAacgaaaaacaaagaaagtgggTCTGCTGTAGCTTTTATTGATGTCACTTTGGGGAAAATACAGTGTTAAATCTGCTGCAAAACATCAGTTTCCGAAAAACAACTGACGATAGGGAAATGTACACTAAAAACTGAGTAACATTAGTCTCTTCCTCCCAACAACAGCAGCCGTTGCGCTGTCATGGCTGCTTCTGACGAGTCATGACGTCACTTTAGGCGGGTTTTTCATGGAAAGTGCTAGAAGAAACGAAGCACACCATCCTGGTTTAAGTATCCTTCCAACAGATTAAAAGATCCGCcgttataaaaaataaaacgaCCTACCCTTAGATTTGATGTCTTTATTTGTTCACATATCTACAATAAACGAATAGGACAGCATAAATTAAGCTTACATCGTTACCTTAGGTTCACTACTCCTTAAGCCTCAGGGCCACAAGTGTTAGTGCATTTTAGTCAAACTATATTTCAATATTTGCGATGGTTCTCTTTAACAAGTTATCCGTTCTTATATGATATAAATGTCTTGAAATAATAGGTATTTCCCGTGTATTTTCATTGACTTCTACGTGATTTGTATCACCCAGAGTCAAACGCAAAGGCATCGCATTTCATGCATTCATACCATCTTATTTATAAGTACGTATAACTTCTTTGACTATCTGAAAGGCAACgatgtgttttctttaaatagtCATTGAGCGGTGAAGTTTGAGTGAAGATGGTGCATCGCGGAGGGATATGGCCTACACTGAAACCCAGTGTATAAAGATTCCGGACTATCCGAAAGAAGTCCCTTTCTGTGTCCATGCGTTAGAGAGCAAAGGGACATTACATTGGTTGCATTTTTTTCAAGATAAGACCACAAAACCAACAAGGTATGTAGACGAATATTTTGTTGACGCGTCGAACATGTCGTCCTCCTTGGATATATGTGTTTTGCTGAGTGAATTATTGTGTTTATCGCCAATAAGAAAGCACCACAGTAACCCTTGAATTATTATGTGGCTACTTAATTTTATCAGGTATCGCTTATCACTAGTCTTTAATGTGTAGGACGTCTATTTTCTTACTGGTTTAATGAAAACGGAGCAGTTTTGTTTCGGGTACGCATCTTCGGCCCACACCGTCTTTGGTTGCACCAAAGCAGGTGTGGTGAGGATGACAGCGCTGGCTCCGTTTATGTAACCAATTGTGCAGTACGCTTTCCGCCAGCAAGGCCTAGCCGTTAGACAATCAGAATTGACGTTTAAATCTAGTGTGAAAGTGAAATTTAGCTATACTGGAAAGCTCAATTTTAAATGGGTAGTAGCTCCTCTTACACTGACGAGATGATTCATGTTGTATCGTTTTTGACTTGCCTCTCTTACTGGACACTGTTTTGTCGGTTTCCTTATCAAAGAAAATTCTAGATATACGTATATTTTTTAGTTATATCTGGCTATGTTCCAAACATCTCAATTGGTCGTTGTAAAGCACGTGTTTGCCTCGTCCATTGTCTATTGAGCGCCGCCATGTTGGTTCACTGCTACTTCCGCCATCGCTAAAAGCGGAGCGCGTGAGCTTTAAAGGGGAGCTGGGAGGAAAACTTAACCGCTGTGACGCCTC of the Takifugu flavidus isolate HTHZ2018 chromosome 19, ASM371156v2, whole genome shotgun sequence genome contains:
- the rbm25b gene encoding RNA-binding protein 25b, which gives rise to MSFPPHLNRPLLPPPGIPPQYAGFPSGTPMIPVHVGIMTSAPPVMVPSVPVVSKPPVHNKDFIAAKESESSGPTTTVFVGNISEKASDMLIRQLLAKCGIVLSWKRVQGASGKLQAFGFCEYKEPESTLRALRLLHDLQIGDKNLLVKVDAKTKAQLDEWKAKKKTTNGKAEGGGDDDEEVLDEETKKKDQIVKGAIDGLTREYAAELNAPSQDEDSQRRKRKKEKKEEDDINTIDMEEDKRDLISREISKFRDTHKKLEEEKDKREKERLEFERERKEREKERERERERRDREREKEREREREKERERERDKDRDRRTRDRERDRDWDRDRNLDKSVDRSRSREVSRDREREKKRDQEDEEEAYERRKLERKLRDKEAAYQERLKNWELRERKKARDYAKDSEREDERRREMVKEGKRLKEFLEDYDDERDDPKYYRGSALQKRLRDREKEMEADERDRKREKEELEEIRQRLLDEGHPNPDAELRRMEEEEEERLRQPPIVQEPEPEEERERHRGSRSHRDRRQDQERERERERPAHTDHEVEEGEEEEYDNDEDNPETKPCLKPTMRPITAAPSVSSASGNVSPNTPGEESPCGIIIPHENSPPDALPQEENRPKFGLSLKLGATGSPSQPNAGKRKKLPVDSVFDKFDDEEADEQPRKRKLVPLDYDDDKSLGVDGAGLSNIKGANSEEKRKHIKSLIEKIPTAKPELFAYPLDWSMVDTTLMERRVRPWINKKIIEYIGEEEATLVDFVCSKVMAHSAPQSILDDVAMVLDEEAEVFIVKMWRLLIYETEAKKIGLAK